The DNA sequence TTCAAGTATTCTCTGGTCATAAGAGGACAGGAGTGGTTCTTGCATTACCTGATTTTAAATGTATATGTTCGTTCAGAATGGATAGCTGAGTGCAACTAgagattagaaaataaaaaaagctttttcCATAGTGCGCTAGCTTTTATAGTTGAAACCTCATCACTGCTGCACAAACAAGTTTATGCGCCATGAACTATAGTTGCAATCATTCCTATTTAACATCGAACAAATTGCCTTGAactatttttgttgaatttattcACAGATATCCAATAGCTGGAGCTATTCTCCACTTAATGACACTGCAGAAGCTGCTAACCGGGTAAATATGGCACTCGCTGAGCGTGGATGGAGAATACGTACATAGTCagctttttgaaatatttggttatgtgtATTTGCAGTGTTTTAAGAAGTGGTTCACTCAATTTTGTCCAACTAATTTATAAGATAGTTTTTctacaatttgatttttgtaatACCCTTTATCTTTGTAGATTGACTTCGGGATGTTGAATTGTTTAAGAGAAATAGCATTAACAGTCAAGCAAAGCGGTATACATATACCAAGTATAGATTCTATTTGTTCGCTTCACAAACCAGattagaaagaaaatttgtAATTCTAACCTGATAcgttttatgttgttttgttaaTAGAAGTCAATCTTTACACGTGGAAGCTGTATACTTGTGAATGTGTGTCCACTCATACCATACCGAACCCACCTCCattcttaaatatttatttacttgtttgCTAAAATTGGCATTCCATTTTGACTAAAGAGCGATAgagaaaaaacaagaaacaaaatcCTAATCCTGGTAAAAAATTAGACAGTAGGGTCCGTTCAAGATAGTCATTAGGCACATTGGATGGACAAAACCCACTCAGATTGCTTATCGTCTGAAAAGATTGCTGATAAATTGCTCATTACCAAAATGGAGGACTTAATGCTAAGAGAATCCATCACATTCGTTGTCcaaagtttgaaattttgtaactAACGGGTTTGGCTTATTCTCCTTTTCAATTCATCTGCTATAACCCTCGATTTGAGAAGTTTGAGATCCATTTAGAGGTCAAGGATTATAATGACCTTAGTGCGCATACCCCTTATAGATGATCAAGTGCTTCATATATCAGAACAGGATAAAGATTGAAAAGGAATGACAGAGAACCGAAACTATTTCATTGTTGGATTAGGGAGGTTTTGCTACATGGTTTAGTTGACTGATTAAGAGAATAAAGTTGTTAGTTAGTAAACAGGTTAGCTTTTCGATTTAAATTGTATTACTTTTTTCAAGAACACAAACTTCCTCTCTTCCCCACTATAACATATTAAAAGCTAATTAAAATGctatatcatattaaaaaaagaaaaaaaggccgAGAAAACATCTTCATCACCGTTTGATCTTCATGCATATCCATCTCTTAAAAATTTGTCATCCATCCGATCCCCGACTTAATCCATCTTCTTAGTTCTCACTCACTTTtgtgattataaaaaaataaaaaaaaaataaaaagaaaaaaggaaaaaaaataaaagagatgacTTCAGTGCATGGAAAAAATGCAGCGACTCCCATTAACTgattaatatatagaaattttagccaaaaaaaagattaatatatagaaatatgtTTGACTATATTGAAACTAAGCTTTTTCTTTGTTCCCCTATATAAAGCTATATCCACATTCAGGCATTTTCATTCCAAGCTTTCGACTCTCTTCTATTCAAGCATTCTAATTCCCAAGTTTTCCAAGTTTTTTAgagctctttctctctcaactAAAAATGAAGAGCGGTGACTCAACCACCATTGATGTTCCAGAGCCAAGCGGTGTGCCCAAAGGAAAAGCACATGCTGTGGTCACCAGTACCAGTCAACAAAGAGGAGGATGGAAGAAAGGGGTTGCCATAACTGACTTCGTTTTAAGGCTCGGTGGCATTGTAGCTGGTCTGTCTGCTGCAGCCACCATGGGAACCAGTGACCAAAGTCTTCCTTTCTTCACTCAGTTCTTCCAGTTTGAAGCTAGCTATGATGATATGCCAACCTTTGAGTATGTCAAAATTCTTTTAACccctaataattttaattaattcccCATTTGAATTTTGATGCTATTAACAATGATTATTAATCCACATACAAAAATGGTTTGCAGGTTTTTTCTTATAGCAATGTCGATAGTGAGTGGATACCTAGTCCTCTCCCTTCCCTTCTCCATAGTAGCCATTGTTCGTCCCCATGCAGCTGGTCCCCGGATCTTCCTCCTCATCATGGACATTGTAATATATCAATTCACATATAAATACATgatctatataatttttctaattttttctcttattataaAATCTGAACAGCATCATGTAATATTAGATAATATGTTGTATGGTGTGTTATATTAGATAACATATTACctgatgtttttattttttttcatcacATTTATtgggattttttaattttaaactattAATTGATGTCCTTGTATACGTATGGTCATGTGACTATGTCAAACTATGGATTTATTAGTATTACTCAATTAAAACatgttaaattaatttgttttcttcagGTGGCACTTACTCTGACAACTTCTGCTGCTGCTGCCGCTGCTGCTGTAGTTTACTTAGCTCACAATGGGAATTCGAGCTCGAATTGGTTGGCAATCTGCAACCAGTTTGGGGATTTCTGTCAGAAAATCAGCGGAGCAGTGGTGGCCGCGTTTGTCACTGTTGTTGTCTTTGTCTTCTTGATTCTCATATCAGCTTTGGCTCTTCGAAAACATTAAGAAGATGGAGAcagaatattcaaaaataagctACATATATAGTTTCTGCTGTTCTTATTTTGGTGTTTCTTCCGTAATTACTTGatgttccttttctttcttttgtgtgAAGTTGGTGAAGTGCATGTAATTTGTACTTTTGTTGCATGCcaaaaatattgtaactaatggaatttattataattttgtgcTCATTTTAATTATCCCTTTCTTTTCGAGATAAAGCATTGGTTTGGAATGGTATAATTATTAAAGATGGAGGTTGAAATCaattatgtaataatataaatatttaaattaagttaataatttgataattctTGTTCACAAACAACGCAGATTTGTCAAATGAAATTGATTCAATAGTAAACCCTTTCAAAAATATGCCTCATGGTTTGGTAGAAATTATTGCAatctgataataaaaataataataataataataacaatgataaattttattattattttttgttcacttcaattaatttactttaagtaaaatattataattaatttataaatcaaacTGTATGCATTTTGtatacaattttataaatttaattaaaattaaattaatttttaaattaataaaaaatgttacaTTTTTTCCTTGCATCAAATTTGTGAAGATTATATCTCacacaaataaatagaaaatatatttgtttaattttattttatttgacgatgtaaataagcaaatatattttaattatatattccaGCTCATTCGCACAAAGATCCATTTCCGATCGGATACTCCTACCCAGCTTATTATCTCTCTCCTGAGCCAATACGGATACCCCACCAAACGAGGTTACTATTCCATCTAACCTCTCTCAATAACTTTTTTCCGGGAAAGTGAGGAGGAAAATTTTACTAGTAAAATCAAATCTAGGGTTTAAGCTTGGTCCCCGATTAGGTTAGAGATGTCTCAGACCGGGAAATTAATGCCAAATCTCGATCAACAGAGCACCAAAATGCTCAATCTCACTGTGCTTCAGAGAATGGATCCTTTCATAGAAGAGATTCTAATCACGGCCGCCCACGTCACGTTCTACGAATTTAACATCGAGAACAATCAATGGGtttgtattttcatattccctTTGTTTCTCTATTGCGTTTCCGAGAAATATTGTTGAGGAAATTAGGAGTTTTACTGCCTTCGACTTTTTTACGGTTCTTTGGCTTTGTGAATTTTCAGCTGGTCAATGTCTCCAcgttaatatatacatatatatatatatatatatttttttttttttttcctttttgaagtTTACTCATAAACTAACGCTTGAGATTTAATTTTGGTTAAGCCAATTAGAATCAAAGTGTTCTAAAAGATTTTGTTTGGTTGTAGAGTCGCAAGGACGTTGAAGGATCTCTCTTTGTGGTTAAGAGGTAATAATTTATTTCAGTGGTTGTTTAGTAGTAGATCTTTTATCTATTCTTCTTTAGAAAATTCATGTGAATTTGAGATACTATTTGATATTGATAGTTTGCCTTATGTATGGTTAAATCCATAATCAGCTATTCTAATTGAAATTCTGCACTTTGTTGTTAAGGAATACGCAGCCACGGTTTCAGTTCATCGTAATGAACCGGCGCAACACTGGTTTGTATTCATAATCTTCTTGTAATTTTTGCTAAGTTACACTGTTATTATGCTTGCTATAGTGggtagaaattgattttcatttattatcGGCCCTTTTAATGTggcttttttatttgatatctgACCCTTACAAATTTCTCATTTTGACAGCTGCAATTTTCATGTTTTCGTTTAGAATCCTAGTGGAActttagaaaaagaaaggaacttAAATGGTAATTACTAATGGTAATTTAATTACAGGTGAGAGGGTGATGTTAGATGGTCTATTTAAAAGTTGGAACTTAGAATTTTGGCATTTACACAAAGTTTAAAGGAAAACTAATTGACTTGTTGCCAGATGGGGTCTTTGTCTGGCAATAGGATCTTTGTCTTAACGACAATATAAGTCAAAATAGGAACATGATAAAGAAGCTTTGGACAACCAGCCTTGCAAACTGATTTGTAATTTCAAGTTGCCACTGGTGACCAGTTGATTGCTTTACAGGAGTTATTGTGAAAGATCCTCCTCTTTGTTTTTAGGTTAACTTTAAGAAGTGTGTCTCAAATCCGTTTGATGTGTTCTTGATTCATTCTAACTTCTGTTGTTTTCTTATGTAAAACAGATAACCTAATTGAGAATCTATTGGGTGACTTTGAGTATGAAATACAAGTTCCATACTTGTTATATCGAAATGCTGCCCAAGAAGTCAATGGAATTTGGTTTTACAATCCACGTGAATGTGAGGAAGTTGCAAATCTCTTTAGTAGGTATAGTATCTCTCTATCTGTtccaatttattcaaaattttgtcaTTTCTTTCAAAGCACATGATAGATTTGCAGGATGGAAATGTGTATAACAACATTAAAGACATTATTAAGTTGCATTTGCAAGAATCTGACACTTAGCGAAGTTAGAGAACTATGTATCTCTAAGATGAGAAAATTTGATGTTGTAGAAGTTGAAAATATTAAGATGTTTTACTTGATGATATTCCAGTTGTAGGATTAAGATTGTTTTGGCAATGCTTAGTTGcctattgaaattttaattaagatTGGAAGCACTAAAAAGTCAATAATCctatttttgtagttttttaGGCCATCAATTTATGCTTACAAGCTTGCAGGTTTTTGATATTACCAAGCTATATTCAAGTTCCTTCAATTATGGAATTAAACAGGATCATACAACATGAGCAAGAGTTATATTGGCAATATGAAGATGCCAGAGGGTCCCAGGCATGCAAACATgtctatatttaaatttatgatgataCCTTAAATGCTAGAGCAAAATTAGAGCGACTGTGGAAACTACTAGCCTCCTTTGGCATGTAGGAATGGCCTATTTTTGCAATGTTtatgtaaacttttttttccatattcatTGCTTGTAATGAATGACTTCCTCAATAATTTTTGTCCTTGCCTTTTTAGGTTCagcaaaaatatatgtaataagAAAAAGAGGATTTGGTTGAGATATGTATGTCTAGGCTgcctatataaattaaaaacttaaaacaattatttttttgttacagGATACTTAATGCATACTCAAAGGTTCCTTCAAAGCCTAAAGTATCTTCAAGCAAAAGGTACTCATCTTCTCAAGGATTGAATCTGCAAGCATTCCTCTTCCATTTCAACTTCTTGTAGTTCCATTCTATATTAAGTGTCTGCAATCAGTAGTAATGCTGAATaattcatgtggttttagaAAAGATTTGAGGTTATAATGACTGATTGAGCAAGTTAACCCTTCGATTTAAATCTCGTTCACACTCCCATTGTAGTGAGTTTGAGGAGCTTGAAGCATTCCCATCCATGTCAGTTATTGAAGGTCCGCTGGAGCCATCACCAACCGTCTCCACTGCCACTGAAGCCTCTGAAGATCCTTCTTTCGTGAACTTCTTTAGTGTATGTTCTGTCACTCTGATTCAATGCAAAGTTTCCCACTTTAGGAAAATGAAATCTATTAATATGCAACCAATTTTCTTATTCACTCTTCAATAAGAGATTGTGGACTGGTTGGTCTAAATCTATGTTTAGTTGCTTGCCTCACATTCTGGTTGTGAACTTGTGAATGTGCTACTTTTGTCCTACTTAGATTTATCCAAATTAACTAGTTTGTTATTCTTACCTTTTTACTTagcatggcataaatttatgtTTGATGTGAACCCTGAGCTGAGCTGTGCGTTAAT is a window from the Ziziphus jujuba cultivar Dongzao chromosome 11, ASM3175591v1 genome containing:
- the LOC107416329 gene encoding casparian strip membrane protein 1, producing the protein MKSGDSTTIDVPEPSGVPKGKAHAVVTSTSQQRGGWKKGVAITDFVLRLGGIVAGLSAAATMGTSDQSLPFFTQFFQFEASYDDMPTFEFFLIAMSIVSGYLVLSLPFSIVAIVRPHAAGPRIFLLIMDIVALTLTTSAAAAAAAVVYLAHNGNSSSNWLAICNQFGDFCQKISGAVVAAFVTVVVFVFLILISALALRKH
- the LOC107416316 gene encoding mRNA-decapping enzyme-like protein gives rise to the protein MSQTGKLMPNLDQQSTKMLNLTVLQRMDPFIEEILITAAHVTFYEFNIENNQWSRKDVEGSLFVVKRNTQPRFQFIVMNRRNTDNLIENLLGDFEYEIQVPYLLYRNAAQEVNGIWFYNPRECEEVANLFSRILNAYSKVPSKPKVSSSKSEFEELEAFPSMSVIEGPLEPSPTVSTATEASEDPSFVNFFSAAVNIGGATPNVANPRQTYNSSSTMHSSSYGPIVSSPVPTPQVPALSLSAPSAPISLHSTSDLNSSSGNRVTNLVKPSSFFTPPSSSSSLIMPSISSSMPTGASLHPPMNIRPYGAPMLQPFPPPTPPPSLTPSSAPPIPNEGPVINRDKVRDALLLLVQDDQFIDMFYQLLLKVHQS